Genomic DNA from Methanosarcina sp. MTP4:
TTTCAGAGAACTATTATATATTTTCGAGTATAATATAAAGCACATTTCCAAGCAAAAAACCCATTCAGGGAGAGAGGAGACTTTTAGATGAAATACAGCATGGGCATTGACGCGGGAGGCACATACACCGATTCGATCATCATCCGGGACTCGGACGGAAAAGTACTTGACTCGAACAAGGCGCTTACCACCTACCCGGACCTCCTGGCCGGGATCAGGAATTCCATCGACGGGCTGGACCAGAAATACCTGAAGGACATAAAACTTGTGTCCGTTTCCACGACCCTGGCAACGAACACTATCCTCGAAAAAACCGGGTACCCTGTGGGCCTGATTTTTGTAGGGGACTATGAACTCCCGGAAAAATTACCTGTTGACTACTATACCGTGGTAGCAGGCGGACACGATCACCATGGGGCGGAACTGGTACCCCTGGACATGGAAGCTGTGGGAACCTTTGTCCGGAAACTCGGGGATAAGGTCTCGGCTTTTGCCGTCTCCTCTTATTTCAGCGTCCGGAACCCTGCTCATGAGCTGGCTATAAAGGAAAGTATCCAGGAACTTACCGGGCTTCCGGTGGTCTGCGGGCACGAACTATCCCTTGACCTCGGAGCCTACGAAAGAGGAGTCACTGCTTACCTGAACGCCCAGTTGATCCCGATTGCAGACCAGTTCATCCGCTCGATCAAGGAAGAAATGGAGCACAGGGGAATGGATGCCCGGCTGCTCATGCTCAAATGCGACGGGTCGGTAGTGGGCATCAACGAAGCCCTGGAAAAACCCATCGAATCCATCTTTTCCGGCCCTGCCGCAAGCCTTGTAGGGGCATCCCATCTCTCGGGCCTGAAGACCTGTGCCGTTATCGATGTTGGAGGAACCAGCACGGACGTCTCCATGGTAGAAGACGGGCTTCCCGAACTCTGTCCGGAAGGGGCAGTCGTTGGAGGCTGGCAGACCAAGGTCAAGGCCATCCGGATGGAGACATCGGCCATGGGCGGGGACAGCCATGTCTGGGTAAAGGGCATGAAAATCAACATAGGTCCCAGGCGGGTAATACCCCTCTGTGTGGCAGCTGTCAAGTACCCCGGTTTTCTGGAAACCCTGAAAATGGGCAAGACGCCTGCTGCCCTCCGGCTTGAAGAAAACGTCCAGCCCACCAAGTTCTTCATAAAAACCGGAGTGATGCCCACAGAACTTGGAAAGTACGAAAAGGAGATTTTCGAACGGGTAGAGGACACCCCTACCTCTCTTAGCGACATATTCTGGAAGCTGGAAAAAAAACCGTCTCCCCACCTGCTTGATTCCCTGATTAGAAAACGCCTTGTCCAGGCAATCGGCTTCACCCCAACCGACGCCCTGCATGTGCTCGGGGAATATACCGCCTGGGATGCGGAAGCTTCAAGAGTGGGGGCAAAGCTCCTGGAACGCTATACCCAGACAGATTCCCTGGAACTCTGCAAGCAGATAAAACAGGAAGTCGCAAGGAACATGGCACTGAACCTCATGTCATATATCCTGAAAGATGTGCCCCCCCGGGAAATTGAAAAGATCATCCTCTCGGATAAATTTGCGCAGTTTAGGATGAAACTGCCTGTTGTCCTTATCGGCGGCCCGGTTGTCGCTTTCACGGAGGAGATAAAACAGATCCTCGACGCCGACATTGTGGTCCCGAAATACGCGGAAGTCGGAAACGCCGTGGGAGCTCTTGTAGGAAAAGGCATAAAAAGAGTTGAAATCCTTATCAAAAACACCCATTCCAAAAACCGGAAAAGGCTTGTCCTTGTCTTTTCCCCGGCAGGTAGGGAAACCTTCGGAAGCTTCCCCGAAGCCCTGGAGCGTGCAGACACCCTCGGGAAAAAACTCGTCATGGATTACATGACCGAAGCGGGCCTGGACAAAGGCCATGTC
This window encodes:
- a CDS encoding hydantoinase/oxoprolinase N-terminal domain-containing protein, with amino-acid sequence MKYSMGIDAGGTYTDSIIIRDSDGKVLDSNKALTTYPDLLAGIRNSIDGLDQKYLKDIKLVSVSTTLATNTILEKTGYPVGLIFVGDYELPEKLPVDYYTVVAGGHDHHGAELVPLDMEAVGTFVRKLGDKVSAFAVSSYFSVRNPAHELAIKESIQELTGLPVVCGHELSLDLGAYERGVTAYLNAQLIPIADQFIRSIKEEMEHRGMDARLLMLKCDGSVVGINEALEKPIESIFSGPAASLVGASHLSGLKTCAVIDVGGTSTDVSMVEDGLPELCPEGAVVGGWQTKVKAIRMETSAMGGDSHVWVKGMKINIGPRRVIPLCVAAVKYPGFLETLKMGKTPAALRLEENVQPTKFFIKTGVMPTELGKYEKEIFERVEDTPTSLSDIFWKLEKKPSPHLLDSLIRKRLVQAIGFTPTDALHVLGEYTAWDAEASRVGAKLLERYTQTDSLELCKQIKQEVARNMALNLMSYILKDVPPREIEKIILSDKFAQFRMKLPVVLIGGPVVAFTEEIKQILDADIVVPKYAEVGNAVGALVGKGIKRVEILIKNTHSKNRKRLVLVFSPAGRETFGSFPEALERADTLGKKLVMDYMTEAGLDKGHVQISVDRKDISLSEAGTVPVETKLVFVGVGMPKT